GGACGAGCGGCTGGTGGAGCGGTCCCGCACGGTCTTCCGGCTGGACGAGGAGCTGCCGCTCGTGGCCGACCTCTTCACGGCCGGTCCGGCGGACGGCCGCGCGTATCTGAGTCTGGTCGTCCACCACAGCGCCTTCGACGGCTGGTCGTGGAGCACCTTCCGGGAGGAGCTGGCGGCCCTGCTGCGCGGTGTCCCCGTGACGGATCTGCGGCAGGTCCACGGCAGCTACGCCGACTTCTCGCTGTGGCAGCGGCAGTATCTGTCCGGGGGCAGGCTGGCGGAGCTGACCGGGTACTGGACGGGGGCGCTGGCCGGGTACGAGACGATCCGGCTGCCGCTGGACCGCCCGCGTCCGGCGCGCTTCGACTACCGGGGCCGGGAGATCGACTTCGACCTCGACGAGGGGACGGCGCGGGCGCTGCGCGAGCTGGCGCGGTCCGCGCGGGTGAGCCTGTACAGCGTGCTGCTCGGCGCGTGGGCGCTCACCCTGCGCGTCTACACCGGCCAGGACGACTTCGTCGTGGGCACGCCCGCCGCGAACCGGGGGCGCCCGGAGTTCGACCGGACCGTCGGCTTCTTCGCGAACCTGCTGGCGCTGCGGGTCCGGGTCGACGCGGACGCCGGTCTCGCGGAGTACATCCGCGCGGTCGGCGCGGACGTGGTCGCGGCCCAGGTCCACGGCGAGCTGCCGTTCGAGCAGCTCGTGAAGGAGCTGAACCCGGAGAAGGACCCGAGCCGGCACCCCGTGCTCCAGGTCAACTTCACCCTCCAGAACGTCACCGACCGCGCTCCCGTCGGCGGCGGGGCCGGGGCGGAGCCGGAGTTCACCGAGTACAAGCCGGACGCCGGGGGCTTCACGGCCACCAAGTTCGATCTGTCGGCGACGGTCACCGAGAACGCCGCGGGGCGGCTCGCGGGCAACCTCACCTACGCCGCCGCGCTCTTCGACGACGACACCGCCGAAGGGTTCATCGCCACCTTCCGGCAGGTCCTCGCGGAGTTCGCGCGGCTCGCGGACGCCGGGGAGCAGGCCAGGGTCGCGGAGGTGGACCCGGTCGGCGCGGCGGAGCGCGCGGCCCTCGCGGCCGGTCCCGCCGGGGCCCTCCAGGCCGCGGCCGCCGAGGCGCTGCCCGCCCCCCGGACCCTGCACACGGTCTTCGAGGAGCAGGCCGCCGCCTGGCCGGACGCCGTCGCGGTCGCCCACGGCGCGACCCGGCTCACCTACCGGGAGCTGAACGAGCGCGCCAACCAGCTCGCGCACTATCTGCGCTCCGTGGCGCGGATCCGTCCGAGCGATCTGATCGGCCTGGTCGTCGAGAAGAGCGAGCTGACCGTCGTCGCGATCCTCGCGGTGTGGAAGGCGGGCGCGGGCTATCTGCCGATCGACCCGGGCCACCCCGACGACCGGGTGACCTTCATGCTGGCGGACACCGAGGCCCGGCTGGTGGTCACCCAGCGGGCCCACGGGGAGCGGCTGCGCCGCCTCGCGGGCGACGCGCTGCCGGTGGTGGAGATCGACGCGCTGCCGCAGGGCTACCGCTCGACCGACGACCCGGTCACGGACACCACCCCGGCGGACCTCGCGTACGCGATCTACACCTCGGGCACCACCGGCCGCCCCAAGGCGGTGCTGGTTCCGCACCGCGCGGTGGACAGCTTCCGCGCGACGCTGGCCGGACGGTACTTCGGCCCGCCCGACACCGGCCGCCAGGGGGTGCTGTTCCTCGCCAACTATGTCTTCGACTTCTCGGTGGAGCAGCTCGCGCTGTCCGTCCTCGGCGGTCACACCCTGATCGTCCCGCCGCCGTCGCCCGCGCAGGACGAGCGGTTCTACGAGGACGCGAACCGCGCCGGGCTGACGTACATCAGCGGGACGCCCACCCAGGTCCAGCAGTTCGACCTGGCGCGGCTGCCGGGGCTGCGCACAGTGCTGGTCGCCGGTGAGGCGTTCCACGAGCGCCACTTCGAGAAGATCCGCGAGGGCTGGGCGGGGCCGATCCTCAACGCGTACGGCACCACCGAGACGGCCGTCTACAACACCGTCCGGCGCTTCGAGCCGGGTGACCCCTACCGCAACACCCTGGGTCTGCCGCTCGGGAACACCCGGCTGTACGTCCTCGGCGACGGGCTGAAGCCGCTGCCGCCGGGCGCGGTCGGCGAGCTGTATGTGGCCGGTGAGTGTGTGACGGACGGCTATCTCAACCGGCCGGAGCTGACCGGTGAGCGCTTCCTGCCGAACCCGTTCGACACCGGGGAGGAGGGGCGGGAGGGCCGCCACCCGGTCCTCTACCGCAGTGGCGACCTGGTCCGGCTGACCCGCGGCGGCGAGCTCCAGTACCTGGGCCGCAACGACGCCCAGCTCAAGATCCGCGGGCTGCGGATCGAGCCGGGCGAGGTGGAGGCGGTCCTCGCCACCGCTCCGGGGGTCCGCGAGTGCGCGGTCGCCGCCGTGGCCGACGACCGCTCCCCGGGGAACACCCGGCTGGTCGGCTACTACGTCGCCGCCACCGGCACGGAGACGGACACGGACACCGGCACGGGCGACGCCGGGGGCGCCGACGAGGACGCGATCTTCGCGGTGCTGCGGGCGCGGCTGATGCCGGGCATGGTGCCCTCGCTGCTGATCCGCATGGACGGCCCGCTGCCGATGACCATCAACGGCAAGCTGGACACCAAGGCGCTGCCGAAGGCGGCGCTGCCGGAGCGGCGCGCGGACCGCACGGCCCCGCGCAACCGGACCGAGGCCCGGCTGTGCCAGCTCTGGGGCGACCGGCTCCCCGGTGGCACGGTCGGCATCGACGACGACTTCTTCCGCTCGGGCGGCGACAGCATCAGCGCCCTGCACCTGGCGAGCCAGGTGCAGCGGGAGATCGGGCGCAGGGTCGGCGTCAAGGACATCTTCGACCATCCGACCGTCCGGCACTTCGCCGAGCGGGTGCTGGCCGCCCCGGACCGGGGGCGGGACCCCGGCGAGGGCGGCGAGGCGCCCGAGCAGGGCCGGCTGGACGGTGACTGTCCGCTGCTGCCCATCCAGGAGTGGTTCTTCGCCAAGCCGCTCGCCGACCGGAACTGGTGGAACCACAACTTCGCCGTCACCGCCCCGGAGCTGGACGTGGCGAGGCTGGGCCAGGCGCTGGCGCGGCTGGTCGAGCACCATGACGCGTTCAGCCTGCGGTACCGCTCCGAGGGCGGCGGCGACGGCGCGGACGAGCGGTTCGTCCAGCGCTACGACGCCGCCGTGCCCGAGGTCGTCCTGCACGAGCTGGATGTGCGCGGGCTCTCCCCCGAGGAGATCTCCGAACGGCTCGCCCGCTGGCAGAGCGGCTTCGACCTGGAGCGCGGACCGATCCACTGCGCGGCCTATCTGCACGGCTTCGCCGATGGCTCGGCCCGGGTCTGGTTCGCCCTGCACCACCTGGTCGTCGACACCGTGAGCTGGCACATCCTCGCGCAGGACCTGGAGATCCTGTACCACGGGGGCGCGCTGGAGGAGAAGACGAGCAGCTACCGCCAGTGGGCGCGGGCGCTCGCCGCGTACCCGGCGGACGAGGCCGAGCGGCGGCTGTGGGCGGAGGCCGTCGCGTCCCTGGCGGCCACCGCACAGGCGCTGCCGGTCCCGGCGCCGGGCGCGGCGACGCTCCGGGAGGAGTTCGCGCTCGACGCGGAGCGGACCACGGCGCTGCTGACCGAGTGCCACTGGGCGTACGACACCACCATCAACGATCTGCTGCTGACGGCGGTCGGGGGCGCGCTGCGGGCCGTCACCGGCCTGGCGGTCAACCATGTCACCGTGGAGGGCCACGGCCGGGAGCGGTTCGACGGGGCGCCCGACGTCCGGGACACGGTGGGCTGGTTCACGACCATGCACCCGCTGGCCGTGGAGGCGCACCCGCAGGACGTGGGGCGCGGCATCACCGCCACGAAGGAGGCTTCCCGGCGGGTGCCGCACCACGGCATCGGATACGGGGCCCTCTTCGGCCGCTACGGCGGGGAGCGGGCGCCGCTGCCGCCGGTGAGCTTCAACTACCTCGGCCGGGTCTCCGACGCCGGGGAGCAGACGGACGGGCCCTCCGCGGGCTGGCGGCTCGACTCGGCGATGTCGGGGAGCAACATCTCCGGCCGCAACCGGGGCGCCGACCAGTTCAGTGTGGACGTGACCATGCGATGTACCGGCGGCCGGCTCGTCACCGCGGTGGACAGCCGACTGGACGAGGAGACCACCCGGCGCTTCACGGACGAGCTGAGGAGCTGGCTGGAGCGGCTCGTCGCCCACACCTCGGCGGTGTCGGGCGAGAACGGCGGCCGGGCGCGCGCCGCCGAGCGGGCCGGGGCCGGGACGGAGTTCGACCCGTACATCCTCGTCGACGGGGACCGCGCCGAGCGCACCCTCTTCGTCTTCCCGCCCGGTGAGGGCGGCGCCGAGAGCTATCTGAGCAATCTCGCGCAGCGGCTGCCCGGCCACCGGCTGGTGCTCTTCAACAATGTGCATCTGCACCGGCCGATGGAGTCCTTCGAGGCGCTGGCCGACTTCTATCTCCCCCTCCTCCGGGAGATCCAGCCGTCCGGCCCGTACCACCTGCTGGGCTGGAGCTTCGGCGGGGTGCTCTCGGTGGAGGTCTCGCTCCGGCTGGCCCGGGCGGGCGAGCGGATCGAGGAGCTGTTCCTCATCGACCCGTACTTCGACGTCCGGGCCTCGTCGGCGGCGATCGGGCTGCCGGAGACCGAGGACATCCTCGATCCGATCAACTACCACTGGGCGCCCGCCCGGGAGGATCTGGAGCGGCTGCGCGCGAACACCGGCGATGTGGTGCTGTTCCGGGCGGACGAGCCGAACGAGATCGTCCGGGACGAGGAGCAGCGCCGGCTGTTCGACTTCTACCAGCGGTCCTCCTTCAACGGGCTGGACGCGCTGCTGCCCGCGGAGTCCATCGAGGTCCACCGGCTGCACGGTGAGACCCACCATTCGTGGGTACGAAACGACCGGCTGGTCGCCGACATCTGTGCGCGTGTCTCGGCGTCGTCGCCGGATGCCCGGTGAACGGCCGGGCGCTGAGTCCAAGGAGGGTTTCATGCCAGTTCTGATGCCGTCGGCCCACGTTCCGACCATCGACATCTCGCCGCTGTTCGGAACCGACGCCGCCGCGAAGAAGCGCGTCGCCGAGGAGATACACGGGGCCTGCCGCGGCTCGGGCTTCTTCTACGCCACGAACCACGGCGTGGACGTCCAGCAGCTCCAGGACGTGGTGAACGAGTTCCACGGCGCCATGACCGACCAGGAGAAGCACGACCTGGCGATCCACGCGTACAACCCGGACAACCCGCATGTGCGCAACGGCTACTACAAGGCGGTCCCGGGCAGGAAGGCCGTCGAGTCCTTCTGTTACCTCAACCCGGACTTCGGCGAGGACCACCCGATGATCGCCGCGGGGACGCCGATGCACGAGGTGAACCTCTGGCCCGACGAGGAGCGGCACCCGCGCTTCCGGCCGTTCTGCGAGGGCTACTACCGGCAGATGCTGAAGCTCTCCACCGTGCTCATGCGGGGGCTGGCGCTGGCGCTCGGGAGGCCGGAGCACTTCTTCGACGCGGCGCTCGCCGAGCAGGACTCCCTGTCGTCCGTCTCGCTGATCCGCTACCCGTATCTGGAGGAGTACCCGCCGGTGAAGACGGGTCCCGACGGCCAGCTCCTGAGCTTCGAGGACCATCTGGACGTCTCGATGATCACCGTGCTCTTCCAGACCCAGGTGCAGAACCTCCAGGTGGAGACGGTCGACGGCTGGCGGGACATCCCGACGTCGGAGAACGACTTCCTGGTCAACTGCGGTACCTACATGGCGCATGTCACGAACGACTACTTCCCGGCGCCCAACCACCGGGTGAAGTTCGTGAACGCGGAGCGGCTGTCCCTGCCGTTCTTCCTCAACGGCGGGCACGAGGCGGTCATCGAGCCGTTCGTGCCGGAGGGCGCGAGCGAGGAGGTGAGGAACGAGGCCCTGTCCTACGGGGACTACCTCCAGCACGGGCTGCGGGCGCTGATCGTCAAGAACGGCCAGACCTGAGCGGAACCGGCCGCCCCTGAGCGGGGCGGCCGGGAAGGAAACGGGCCGGTCGTCCCCTCGGGAGGGGGCGGCCGGCCCGTCCGGTGCGCGCGGTGGGTGCGGCGCGGGTCAGCCGGCCGCGAGGTTGCTGAGGAACTTCGCGGCGACGGGGCCCGCGTCGGCGCCGCCCGACCC
The nucleotide sequence above comes from Streptomyces clavuligerus. Encoded proteins:
- a CDS encoding isopenicillin N synthase family dioxygenase; the protein is MPVLMPSAHVPTIDISPLFGTDAAAKKRVAEEIHGACRGSGFFYATNHGVDVQQLQDVVNEFHGAMTDQEKHDLAIHAYNPDNPHVRNGYYKAVPGRKAVESFCYLNPDFGEDHPMIAAGTPMHEVNLWPDEERHPRFRPFCEGYYRQMLKLSTVLMRGLALALGRPEHFFDAALAEQDSLSSVSLIRYPYLEEYPPVKTGPDGQLLSFEDHLDVSMITVLFQTQVQNLQVETVDGWRDIPTSENDFLVNCGTYMAHVTNDYFPAPNHRVKFVNAERLSLPFFLNGGHEAVIEPFVPEGASEEVRNEALSYGDYLQHGLRALIVKNGQT